The following coding sequences are from one Archaeoglobaceae archaeon window:
- a CDS encoding ABC transporter substrate-binding protein, translating to MDSRKFVLGIGLVLVIAFLGCAEQAPTPTPTPTPPPVTTPIVTTPVVTTPPETTPPAVTTPVTTPTPPPVSAEPIAICALFDPRVPAFKADVEAIRFAVDQINAQGGIMGRKLVFYHEDTQRKVDLAITAYRSAVIEKKCKVVFVEGVSEEVYAIIDEGAKMYPSHPHIVFASQAGMDTTLKVMKDYDKYKFYFRNLPPDPDLNYNVAKWFFDIAKNVIGAKRVALILEDAAWTKCAREGCKFDTPYGVIESKPMRQWVQDEFGLQVVYVAHAAVMEKNFLPVLEQIAANKAEFIFVLSSWYTDTVTLTKQWASSSARNIPIAFFGGTAQWMAQWNLTGGASLGTIAMNYDYEGMPAISPTTLPVVKALHAKGISLDTSAHYYYSEMFRVKEAMEKVGNPDDIDAVIKAIEELEFTNHTSIPVKWNHLGYKNPNFHSYTGGPTLNAQIQCGGIPVYIMRPEVMQEHEWPEEVVKAMNPKAYKPPAELRKICGVGS from the coding sequence ATGGATTCGAGAAAGTTTGTATTGGGTATAGGGTTAGTATTGGTCATAGCTTTCCTTGGATGTGCTGAACAGGCTCCAACACCTACGCCCACTCCAACACCGCCGCCAGTAACTACTCCGATTGTAACAACACCTGTTGTTACCACTCCTCCAGAAACTACCCCGCCAGCTGTGACGACGCCTGTAACAACTCCAACACCGCCGCCGGTATCAGCTGAACCCATAGCAATTTGTGCTCTATTTGATCCAAGAGTCCCAGCATTCAAGGCAGATGTAGAAGCAATTCGATTCGCAGTAGACCAGATAAATGCTCAGGGAGGTATAATGGGTAGAAAACTTGTCTTCTATCATGAAGATACTCAGAGAAAAGTCGATCTCGCAATTACAGCTTATAGAAGTGCGGTAATAGAAAAGAAGTGCAAGGTTGTCTTTGTTGAAGGTGTTTCTGAAGAAGTATACGCAATAATCGATGAAGGTGCGAAAATGTATCCATCTCATCCACACATAGTCTTCGCATCCCAAGCAGGAATGGACACCACACTTAAAGTTATGAAAGACTATGACAAGTATAAGTTCTACTTCAGAAATCTACCGCCTGATCCCGACTTGAACTATAACGTTGCTAAATGGTTCTTCGATATAGCAAAGAATGTTATAGGGGCAAAGAGAGTTGCATTGATTCTTGAAGATGCTGCTTGGACAAAATGTGCAAGAGAGGGCTGTAAGTTTGATACGCCCTACGGAGTAATCGAAAGCAAGCCAATGCGACAATGGGTGCAGGATGAATTTGGGTTGCAAGTAGTCTACGTCGCACATGCTGCAGTAATGGAGAAGAATTTCCTGCCGGTGCTTGAACAGATTGCAGCCAACAAGGCAGAGTTTATATTCGTGCTTTCAAGCTGGTATACAGACACAGTTACGCTAACAAAACAGTGGGCTTCTTCGAGTGCAAGAAATATTCCAATTGCATTCTTCGGTGGAACCGCTCAGTGGATGGCCCAGTGGAACCTCACTGGTGGAGCAAGCCTTGGAACAATTGCAATGAACTACGACTATGAAGGAATGCCCGCGATTAGTCCAACAACGCTTCCAGTGGTTAAGGCACTGCATGCCAAGGGCATATCTTTAGACACATCCGCTCATTACTACTACTCAGAGATGTTCAGAGTTAAGGAAGCAATGGAAAAGGTCGGCAATCCAGATGATATCGATGCGGTTATCAAAGCTATAGAAGAACTCGAATTCACAAATCATACTTCCATTCCAGTGAAGTGGAATCACCTTGGCTACAAGAATCCGAACTTCCACTCCTACACTGGAGGTCCAACGCTGAATGCTCAGATACAGTGCGGTGGTATTCCAGTCTACATAATGAGACCTGAAGTGATGCAAGAACATGAGTGGCCAGAAGAAGTTGTTAAGGCAATGAATCCAAAGGCGTATAAACCACCAGCTGAATTGAGAAAGATTTGCGGAGTCGGAAGCTAA
- the ccsA gene encoding cytochrome c biogenesis protein CcsA codes for MPKFAKLLALIGLLLLIYGLYNAYTIPAKIESHRIVFLHVPAAITAYAAFTVSFASAVIYLRSGESKRDLLAYVSAKYGFSMALAAFLSGAIWAKVTWGAYFNWFEIREIIVLLLLFVYAIYFSLRNAVETDKARVASIYLIIAFVTVPFSYVAGFFSPLHPKPFEAEFSADWLTNLGIMILAFLILYVAYALWEYKLSLEPKDS; via the coding sequence ATGCCAAAATTTGCAAAATTGCTCGCGTTAATAGGCCTTCTCCTGCTAATCTATGGATTATACAATGCATACACAATACCAGCAAAAATAGAGAGCCATAGGATAGTCTTTTTACATGTTCCAGCTGCAATAACTGCCTATGCCGCCTTTACAGTTTCATTTGCATCCGCAGTAATCTATCTAAGAAGTGGAGAATCAAAGAGAGATCTTTTAGCTTACGTTTCTGCTAAATATGGATTTTCAATGGCTCTCGCAGCTTTTCTAAGCGGGGCAATTTGGGCTAAAGTAACCTGGGGTGCTTACTTCAATTGGTTCGAAATAAGAGAAATAATCGTCCTACTGCTTCTTTTCGTATACGCGATTTACTTCTCGCTTAGAAACGCCGTAGAAACAGATAAGGCTCGCGTAGCATCAATTTATCTAATAATTGCTTTCGTAACAGTTCCATTCAGTTATGTTGCGGGCTTCTTCTCTCCACTTCATCCAAAACCGTTTGAGGCTGAATTTTCAGCAGATTGGCTTACAAACCTTGGAATCATGATTTTAGCCTTTTTGATACTATATGTTGCCTATGCTCTCTGGGAATACAAGCTGAGTTTAGAACCAAAAGACTCATAA
- a CDS encoding stage II sporulation protein M — protein MEVKKIFVALSALFLLSCYFGYLLAEIYPEYARREIEIMKEFLKNFSSQDIHPLVIFTIIVLNNSIKSFVAMVLGILLGVAPILFVMINGTIIGIFAKIFGDEIGTTSFVLKILPHGILEIPAVILASSYGVWLGSEFLRDRKNIDKHLRFAANKFVKIVLPMLIIAAMIETYLIVTST, from the coding sequence ATGGAAGTTAAGAAGATCTTCGTAGCACTTTCGGCTCTCTTTTTGTTATCTTGCTACTTTGGATACCTCTTGGCCGAGATATACCCCGAATACGCAAGACGAGAAATCGAGATCATGAAGGAATTTCTAAAAAATTTTTCTTCTCAGGATATCCATCCATTAGTCATTTTTACCATAATAGTCCTGAATAATAGTATAAAGTCCTTTGTTGCGATGGTTTTGGGAATTCTGCTTGGCGTGGCCCCAATTCTGTTTGTAATGATAAATGGGACAATAATCGGTATCTTTGCCAAAATTTTCGGGGATGAAATTGGAACAACGTCTTTTGTTCTCAAAATACTGCCTCATGGAATTCTTGAAATTCCTGCAGTGATTTTGGCTTCGAGTTATGGCGTATGGCTTGGAAGTGAGTTCCTTAGAGACAGAAAAAATATTGATAAGCATCTGAGATTCGCTGCGAACAAATTTGTAAAAATCGTTCTACCAATGCTAATAATTGCTGCGATGATCGAAACCTATTTAATCGTAACTTCAACCTAA
- the hjc gene encoding Holliday junction resolvase Hjc — protein sequence MKSKGSRFERDLIEELWKNGFAAVRVAGSGVSHFPCPDIVAGNGKKFLAIEVKMRASLPLYMSEEEIEKLKKFSEAFGAEEIVALKLPRKKWRFFRIKDLEETNKGYRVDEEVYAKGLDFYDLKGVEQSRLG from the coding sequence ATGAAAAGTAAGGGTTCTCGATTCGAAAGGGATCTGATTGAAGAGCTATGGAAAAATGGTTTTGCAGCAGTAAGGGTTGCTGGAAGTGGTGTTTCGCATTTTCCTTGCCCTGATATTGTTGCGGGAAATGGAAAGAAGTTTTTGGCTATAGAAGTGAAAATGAGAGCTTCTTTGCCTCTCTATATGTCCGAAGAAGAAATTGAAAAGCTAAAAAAGTTCTCAGAAGCGTTTGGAGCTGAAGAAATAGTGGCTTTAAAACTGCCGAGAAAGAAATGGAGGTTTTTCAGAATAAAAGACCTAGAAGAGACAAATAAAGGCTACAGAGTCGACGAAGAAGTTTATGCTAAGGGTTTAGATTTCTATGATCTCAAGGGGGTTGAACAAAGTAGATTAGGTTGA
- a CDS encoding CBS domain-containing protein, producing MRIGDVMTKNVVMVDYATRVKDVCRIMGEKKIGSVVVTKEGKPFGIFTERDLLSKVLLSGSLEEEVGKYSSSPLIVVSPDYDVKEAAKIMADMKIRRLLVMEDGEIKGIFTSSDLVRILGR from the coding sequence ATGAGAATAGGAGACGTCATGACAAAAAACGTTGTTATGGTTGATTATGCAACCAGAGTGAAGGATGTCTGCAGAATTATGGGTGAAAAGAAGATTGGAAGTGTTGTTGTTACAAAAGAAGGAAAGCCATTCGGGATATTTACTGAAAGAGACTTACTATCTAAGGTTTTGCTCTCTGGAAGTCTTGAGGAGGAAGTTGGCAAATACTCTTCTTCGCCCCTCATCGTAGTATCCCCTGATTACGATGTCAAAGAAGCGGCAAAAATAATGGCAGATATGAAGATCAGAAGACTGCTTGTAATGGAGGATGGCGAGATAAAGGGGATTTTCACATCTTCTGATTTGGTTAGAATTCTCGGAAGGTGA
- a CDS encoding GNAT family N-acetyltransferase: MEFKTINFKDKKGREIIIRAYESKKDREALVNMYVNYHPEDRSLGLPPVGRKAIENWISHIEKNGFSIVAEHDGKIIGHLAIVEDEKNPGVVDLAIYLAREYQNQGIGTQMVQAIIEYAKNRGYKKITLVTDRLNWRAIRVYRKCGFQTVLASYELYMELPLT, encoded by the coding sequence GTGGAATTCAAAACCATCAATTTTAAAGACAAGAAAGGACGAGAAATAATTATAAGAGCTTATGAAAGCAAAAAGGATCGTGAAGCTCTTGTGAATATGTATGTGAACTACCATCCAGAGGACAGATCCTTAGGATTGCCCCCTGTTGGCAGAAAGGCAATTGAAAACTGGATCAGCCACATTGAAAAAAATGGTTTTTCAATCGTCGCAGAGCATGATGGAAAAATCATTGGTCATTTAGCTATAGTGGAAGACGAAAAAAATCCCGGGGTTGTTGATTTGGCAATCTACCTTGCAAGAGAATATCAGAATCAGGGGATTGGGACTCAGATGGTGCAGGCAATAATCGAATATGCGAAAAATAGAGGCTATAAGAAGATCACACTTGTCACAGATAGACTGAACTGGAGAGCCATAAGGGTTTACAGAAAATGTGGCTTTCAGACTGTTCTTGCGAGCTACGAACTTTACATGGAACTCCCGCTGACATGA
- a CDS encoding DRTGG domain-containing protein, producing the protein MKKLMISSTESFSGKSGITLSLALTLKDRGYNVGYFKAFGINAIRIGDRICDEDANLAENVLGIKNACAIVLDRPYTDFVASENPEELRRKILDRFGEQSDKDVVLIEGSHNYLVGASMGICDVQLAKLLDSKVLMVSKFEDFAVDKLIFAKRVFEERLQKVILNQVFGYKRAYIDFIANEILKRHNLELIGAIPKDSSLIGMSVSDLAEVIRGQYLVHPEKDEHVEQVLVGAMKTETALSYLRSARNYALITGGDRGDLITLAIESGAKCIIATGNLEPSSHVLSLAEQHGVAVLLAKEDTATTLSRIQEKFGKMRMSKEKLVMMRKLVEENVCIEELIEYLGL; encoded by the coding sequence ATGAAAAAGCTAATGATTTCTTCGACAGAAAGCTTTTCGGGTAAAAGTGGGATTACGCTGTCTCTTGCTTTAACTCTCAAAGATAGAGGGTATAATGTGGGCTACTTTAAAGCATTTGGAATAAATGCTATAAGAATTGGCGACCGCATTTGTGATGAAGATGCAAATCTTGCTGAGAACGTCTTAGGGATCAAAAATGCATGCGCAATAGTCCTTGACCGCCCATATACAGATTTCGTAGCTTCCGAAAATCCTGAGGAGCTTAGGAGGAAAATTCTGGATAGATTTGGAGAACAGTCGGATAAGGATGTAGTTTTGATTGAAGGCTCCCATAACTACCTTGTCGGTGCATCTATGGGAATATGCGATGTTCAATTAGCAAAATTGCTTGATTCAAAAGTCCTAATGGTATCGAAATTCGAGGATTTTGCGGTTGATAAACTGATATTTGCCAAAAGAGTTTTTGAGGAAAGGTTGCAGAAAGTCATACTAAATCAGGTTTTCGGATACAAGAGAGCGTACATCGACTTTATTGCGAATGAGATCCTTAAAAGGCATAATCTTGAACTTATTGGTGCAATTCCAAAGGACTCAAGCTTAATCGGGATGAGTGTTAGCGATCTTGCAGAGGTTATCAGAGGTCAATATCTTGTTCATCCAGAAAAAGATGAACACGTAGAGCAGGTTCTCGTTGGAGCAATGAAGACCGAAACTGCACTGTCGTATCTGAGATCTGCGAGAAATTACGCCCTGATCACGGGTGGAGATCGTGGCGATTTGATAACTCTCGCAATTGAGAGCGGTGCGAAATGCATTATTGCCACTGGCAATCTTGAGCCTTCGAGCCATGTTTTAAGCCTTGCGGAACAGCACGGCGTTGCGGTTTTGCTCGCAAAAGAGGATACCGCTACAACGTTATCAAGAATTCAGGAGAAATTTGGTAAGATGAGGATGAGCAAAGAAAAGCTTGTTATGATGAGGAAGCTCGTAGAGGAGAATGTCTGCATAGAGGAGTTAATTGAATATCTTGGACTTTGA
- a CDS encoding acetate--CoA ligase family protein codes for MQSFFYPKSIAVIGASAEKGKVGNVILKNLKSFSGRLYAVNPKYAEIEGIRCYPSISSIPEIVDLVVVAVPASLVARAVDECGVRGIRNVIVISGGFREVGVEGAKLEMELIQIAKKHHINLLGPNCLGMINAEIGLNATFSEIMPKAGNVAFLSQSGAFILAVILWALKTKFGFSKIVSLGNKAVLSEADFLNYLATDPATDVIMLYVEGIQDGRRFMETAKKVAKQKPIVVMKAGKTESGAKAASSHTGSLAGSYEVYKTAFEQCGIIVAETVEELFDYAFALSKNRRAGSIAIITNSGGPGVMASDAVEIYGLRLAELSKETIDALKNFLPPSANFYNPVDILGDADTGRFSKALEVVAKDRNVGTLLAILAPTAQIDFQRAVESVISVKKPVFCCFMGIDEKNEEILINHRIPNFFDPTRAVKTISAVEKYSKFDFSEKEFESFKVDREEADRIFSEFISSGARFVGVEGMKLLECYGIPTAPWGIARNADDAERIAEKIGYPVAMKIVSPDVIHKSDIGALKLDVSRGEVRSSFYEIVSRVESYMPEARIEGVLVQKMVKGGREVIIGMKKDPQFGNVIMFGLGGIYVEVFKDVAFRISPIGIKDAHEMIKSVKSFALLKGIRGEKMLDINSLAETIVRFSQLSMDYPISEMEINPLKVFEKGCVAVDFRMLLEVKK; via the coding sequence ATGCAATCTTTTTTCTACCCAAAAAGCATTGCAGTAATCGGAGCTTCAGCGGAAAAAGGAAAAGTTGGAAACGTAATCCTGAAAAATTTAAAGAGTTTTAGCGGTAGATTATATGCAGTAAACCCTAAATATGCCGAAATCGAAGGAATTAGGTGTTATCCATCGATATCTTCGATTCCTGAAATCGTGGATCTTGTAGTCGTTGCTGTTCCCGCAAGCTTGGTAGCAAGGGCTGTAGATGAGTGCGGTGTTCGGGGAATCAGAAACGTAATCGTGATCTCTGGAGGTTTTAGAGAAGTCGGGGTTGAGGGTGCAAAGCTTGAAATGGAATTGATTCAGATTGCAAAAAAGCACCATATAAACCTGCTCGGTCCGAATTGCTTGGGGATGATAAATGCTGAAATCGGACTGAATGCAACCTTCAGCGAAATTATGCCAAAAGCGGGCAACGTTGCATTCCTAAGTCAATCAGGAGCATTTATCTTGGCGGTTATTTTGTGGGCGCTTAAGACAAAATTCGGCTTTAGCAAGATTGTCAGCTTGGGAAACAAGGCTGTATTGAGCGAGGCAGATTTTTTGAATTATTTAGCAACAGATCCCGCAACTGACGTGATAATGCTCTACGTTGAGGGAATCCAGGATGGGCGGAGGTTTATGGAAACTGCAAAAAAAGTTGCAAAACAAAAACCGATCGTGGTAATGAAAGCTGGAAAGACAGAAAGTGGTGCAAAGGCTGCATCAAGCCATACAGGAAGTCTTGCGGGTAGCTATGAGGTTTACAAGACCGCTTTTGAGCAATGCGGAATTATCGTTGCTGAAACTGTTGAGGAGCTTTTCGACTACGCTTTTGCATTATCAAAGAACAGAAGAGCGGGAAGTATAGCGATCATCACAAACTCAGGCGGTCCCGGAGTTATGGCTTCGGATGCAGTAGAGATTTATGGTTTAAGGCTTGCTGAGCTTAGCAAAGAAACAATAGATGCTCTTAAGAATTTTTTACCACCGTCTGCCAACTTCTACAATCCTGTAGACATCTTGGGTGATGCGGACACTGGGCGATTCTCCAAGGCTCTCGAAGTAGTAGCTAAAGACAGAAACGTAGGCACACTTCTTGCAATTCTTGCTCCAACCGCTCAGATTGACTTTCAAAGGGCAGTTGAGAGTGTTATCTCGGTTAAAAAGCCAGTTTTTTGCTGTTTCATGGGGATCGATGAAAAAAATGAGGAAATTTTGATAAATCATCGTATTCCAAATTTCTTTGATCCAACAAGGGCTGTGAAAACAATTTCAGCTGTGGAGAAATACTCGAAATTTGATTTCAGCGAAAAAGAATTCGAGAGTTTTAAAGTCGATAGAGAGGAAGCTGATAGAATCTTCTCTGAATTCATTAGTTCCGGAGCAAGATTTGTCGGAGTTGAGGGTATGAAACTTCTTGAATGCTATGGCATACCGACCGCTCCATGGGGAATTGCAAGGAATGCTGACGATGCGGAGAGGATCGCTGAAAAGATCGGTTACCCTGTCGCTATGAAAATAGTCTCTCCAGATGTGATTCATAAAAGCGACATTGGAGCACTTAAGCTCGATGTTAGTAGAGGGGAAGTCAGGAGCAGTTTTTACGAAATAGTCTCAAGAGTTGAGAGTTACATGCCTGAAGCAAGAATTGAGGGTGTTCTCGTGCAGAAGATGGTAAAGGGAGGCAGAGAAGTAATAATAGGAATGAAAAAGGATCCACAATTTGGCAACGTGATCATGTTCGGACTCGGTGGGATCTACGTGGAGGTCTTCAAAGATGTTGCTTTTAGAATTTCTCCAATTGGCATTAAGGATGCTCATGAAATGATAAAAAGCGTTAAATCCTTTGCCCTACTTAAAGGTATAAGGGGAGAAAAGATGCTTGATATAAATTCTCTGGCTGAAACAATCGTCAGATTCTCTCAACTGAGTATGGATTATCCAATTTCTGAAATGGAAATCAATCCTTTAAAAGTCTTTGAAAAGGGATGCGTTGCGGTTGATTTTCGAATGCTTTTGGAGGTGAAGAAATGA
- a CDS encoding zinc metalloprotease HtpX → MFLIFDPLYWVLAILGYLVMFALASTVAPKVAGRVAGKFSLYTSMFLLLVLILGMSAGIIYLILAVTELYIDFYALIAFIVAINLLIYLLSPYLINLSYGAKKSEELQRLVNEASVMLGVKPPKAMVVHSPPNAFAYGNFLTGKFVAVSDALVNMLSRDELMAVIGHEVGHHKHKDNLFMLLLGLLPSIIFYLGYMLIRSSGGDRRGGQLAIVGILAVVVSFVIQVLVLAFSRLREYFADTEGVFVAGKDAMQRSLAKIHYFYYRYPSVKAEIAESRFRTLFIYALVNAVAEPITRMDIERLKKEKVSPIQEFLSTHPPIPKRLAFIDSLKF, encoded by the coding sequence ATGTTCCTGATATTCGATCCACTATACTGGGTCTTGGCAATCCTCGGATACCTTGTAATGTTTGCCTTGGCAAGCACTGTTGCACCAAAGGTAGCTGGAAGAGTTGCGGGTAAATTTTCGCTATACACTTCTATGTTTTTGCTACTCGTGCTTATACTCGGCATGTCCGCAGGCATAATCTACCTAATCTTGGCAGTTACTGAGCTATACATTGACTTCTACGCACTCATTGCCTTCATTGTAGCTATTAATCTGCTGATTTACCTGCTATCTCCATATTTGATCAATCTGAGCTATGGTGCAAAGAAAAGCGAAGAACTGCAGAGATTGGTTAACGAAGCATCCGTCATGCTTGGAGTGAAACCTCCAAAGGCTATGGTTGTCCACAGCCCGCCAAATGCCTTTGCATATGGAAACTTCTTGACTGGGAAATTTGTTGCAGTATCCGATGCTTTGGTAAATATGCTCTCAAGAGATGAACTCATGGCGGTCATTGGACACGAAGTAGGGCATCACAAACACAAAGATAATCTCTTCATGCTCCTGCTGGGCTTGCTCCCATCGATAATTTTCTATTTGGGCTACATGCTAATTCGCTCTTCTGGGGGCGATAGAAGAGGTGGACAGCTTGCAATTGTGGGCATTTTAGCGGTGGTTGTTTCCTTCGTCATTCAGGTTCTCGTTTTGGCGTTCAGCAGACTCAGGGAATACTTTGCAGATACTGAAGGTGTCTTTGTTGCCGGAAAAGATGCAATGCAGAGAAGCTTGGCAAAGATACACTACTTCTACTATAGATACCCATCAGTGAAAGCTGAAATTGCTGAAAGCAGATTCAGAACGCTATTTATATACGCTCTCGTTAACGCGGTTGCAGAACCCATTACGAGGATGGATATCGAAAGATTAAAGAAAGAAAAGGTTTCTCCAATTCAGGAATTCCTTTCCACGCATCCGCCCATTCCGAAGAGACTTGCTTTTATAGATAGCTTAAAGTTTTAG
- a CDS encoding glycosyltransferase family 4 protein: MLKIAISTPYFPPHIGGVEEHVKNLMEKLKERGYKINVISSIGSDITVPCIKIPYSPIPITFPHIKADLYHSHVPSPFFASKLDKVAKKERKPHVITYHNDVIVPSKVNGYGIPRFLGRAVEKINDSIVNRLLDRVDLIIATTRSYAETSPILSKFIDKVKVVPNAVDPNEFKPGIDAGQREPVVLYVGRLVAYKGVSTLIKAMAEVQKEVDAKLVIVGDGEDKKGFEKLAEKLNVKAVFTGRVPKKDVVYWMQKARVLVLPSFSRLEAFGIVLLEAMACSTPVLGADTPGVAEVASYGGFTFKNNSELVEIINELLSNDKLATKLGKMGRKAVEKKFNWNTVVNEIEKIYFELLG; encoded by the coding sequence GTGCTTAAAATAGCTATTTCAACGCCTTACTTTCCCCCACATATCGGAGGGGTAGAAGAGCACGTAAAAAACCTTATGGAGAAACTAAAGGAACGTGGTTATAAAATCAATGTTATTTCATCTATCGGCTCAGATATAACTGTTCCATGCATAAAAATACCCTACTCGCCGATTCCAATAACTTTTCCACATATTAAGGCAGACTTGTATCATTCGCATGTTCCCTCACCGTTCTTTGCCAGTAAATTGGACAAAGTCGCAAAAAAGGAACGAAAACCGCATGTTATCACCTACCACAACGACGTTATTGTGCCAAGCAAGGTGAACGGGTATGGCATCCCAAGATTCCTCGGAAGAGCTGTTGAGAAAATCAATGATTCCATAGTTAACCGATTGCTTGATAGAGTGGATTTGATAATAGCGACAACAAGGAGCTATGCGGAAACCTCTCCAATTCTTTCAAAATTCATCGATAAAGTAAAGGTTGTCCCGAATGCGGTCGATCCAAATGAATTCAAGCCCGGGATCGATGCGGGGCAAAGAGAGCCAGTGGTGCTTTACGTTGGCAGGTTGGTTGCCTATAAAGGTGTTTCAACGCTTATAAAGGCGATGGCAGAGGTTCAGAAAGAAGTTGATGCTAAACTCGTAATCGTGGGCGATGGAGAGGACAAAAAAGGATTTGAAAAACTTGCTGAAAAGCTAAATGTAAAGGCGGTCTTTACAGGGAGAGTTCCGAAGAAAGATGTTGTTTATTGGATGCAGAAAGCGAGAGTTCTTGTGCTACCATCTTTTTCAAGATTAGAGGCATTTGGAATTGTTTTGCTTGAAGCGATGGCATGCTCAACGCCGGTGCTTGGAGCAGATACTCCCGGGGTTGCGGAAGTGGCTTCATATGGTGGTTTCACGTTTAAAAACAACTCTGAGCTTGTTGAAATCATAAATGAGCTACTCAGCAATGATAAGCTTGCAACAAAGCTTGGAAAAATGGGCAGAAAGGCAGTGGAGAAGAAGTTCAACTGGAATACTGTGGTTAACGAGATTGAGAAAATCTACTTCGAGCTTCTGGGTTGA
- a CDS encoding TspO/MBR family protein — MNAVRLILSLAIVLIIGIAGSYFTSQSVKTWYPTLQKPFFTPPDWLFAPAWTTLYILIGLALYVCWQNGFWKNSRLRFFFFLQLALNFLWSPLFFGFQNPLLGLIDILTLDIAVIATISLMLRHSKLATALMLPYLCWILFATALNLAVVILNT; from the coding sequence ATGAATGCGGTTCGCCTAATTCTCTCGCTCGCAATAGTCCTCATTATAGGAATTGCTGGCTCATATTTCACTTCGCAGTCTGTTAAAACTTGGTATCCTACACTTCAAAAGCCATTCTTCACACCACCAGACTGGCTTTTTGCTCCCGCATGGACTACGCTTTACATTCTAATAGGTTTGGCTTTGTATGTCTGCTGGCAAAATGGATTCTGGAAAAACTCAAGGCTTAGGTTTTTCTTCTTCTTACAGCTTGCACTAAACTTTCTGTGGTCTCCGCTCTTCTTTGGTTTTCAGAATCCACTGCTTGGCTTAATTGACATCTTAACCCTTGACATCGCAGTGATTGCGACAATATCTCTAATGCTAAGGCATTCAAAGCTTGCTACAGCCCTCATGCTCCCGTATCTTTGCTGGATTCTCTTTGCAACCGCCTTGAACTTGGCGGTTGTAATTTTGAATACCTAA
- a CDS encoding N-glycosylase/DNA lyase has product MIAEVLSKIPIELWNEIVRREPEWLFMEEFLRLGFGKFAVLMVSAGLNDFQLKGRAEKVYWPEIAKNLNFKTFNSISDLKTVLGEFYMHERLAKQKLRRLERFLTSKLAEKLWNSNAEEVAKNFTAIWQELAETMGQDKTAKTIVFAMKCLGIALLMSSNSNFTFVAPIPVDYRIRELTKRLGVKIENDEDIRSFWSRILIEIRNNGVEINMIHLDSLAWQIGTLEKHEILEYFTKLGIKNLGIELAKLLLR; this is encoded by the coding sequence ATGATTGCCGAAGTTCTCTCAAAAATCCCCATTGAATTATGGAACGAAATAGTTCGAAGAGAGCCAGAATGGTTGTTTATGGAGGAATTTCTTCGTTTGGGTTTTGGTAAATTTGCGGTATTAATGGTTTCAGCAGGTTTGAACGATTTTCAGTTAAAAGGTAGGGCTGAGAAGGTTTATTGGCCAGAGATAGCAAAAAATCTGAACTTCAAAACCTTCAATTCGATATCAGATCTAAAGACTGTTCTTGGCGAATTCTACATGCATGAAAGGTTAGCGAAACAAAAGCTGAGAAGATTAGAACGCTTTTTGACAAGCAAACTTGCAGAAAAGCTTTGGAATTCCAATGCAGAAGAAGTTGCAAAAAATTTCACTGCAATTTGGCAAGAACTTGCAGAAACTATGGGGCAGGATAAAACCGCCAAAACCATAGTATTCGCAATGAAATGTCTTGGAATTGCCTTGCTGATGAGCTCGAATTCCAATTTCACTTTTGTAGCTCCAATTCCAGTTGATTACAGGATTAGAGAACTAACAAAGAGACTTGGGGTAAAAATTGAAAATGATGAGGACATTAGGAGTTTCTGGAGTAGAATTCTCATCGAGATAAGAAATAATGGTGTCGAAATAAACATGATCCATCTCGACTCATTGGCTTGGCAAATCGGAACTCTTGAAAAGCATGAAATCTTAGAATATTTTACAAAGTTGGGTATAAAGAATTTAGGTATTGAATTGGCTAAACTTCTGCTGAGGTGA